In the Solanum pennellii chromosome 5, SPENNV200 genome, one interval contains:
- the LOC107019124 gene encoding transcription factor TCP12-like, whose translation MFPKSNIIHDPFSFTSQELLKQSYSTHDQNPNSPSRVVEDEDHPFFLNNFFPSPFLDDHELPLNQIFSQKHHQKEEVSDNHDINQADPDNTIKDNHGVDNSRSTQLNTKIMGDQSSNPAISSKKRKLSAKPRRRTGKKDRHSKICTAQGVRDRRMRLSLQIARKFFDLQDMLGFDKASNTIEWLFSKSKNAIKELSRNISQENNSSDQNNDDHRKLRKIGSSDKPIRAKTREKTKEKMMIKLGHNKKGNQELDETNPISTIDPKLGSNSKSLEHQFANVGIMERYLGGASYSSITSIFDYDNNGVIKGNIDISDNCFNMGILENCSMTNEVQIPFSGNNPSSIYLDNSRFHQF comes from the coding sequence ATGTTTCCTAAAAGCAACATCATCCATGACCCTTTTTCCTTCACCTCACAAGAATTGCTTAAACAATCTTATAGTACACATGATCAAAACCCTAATTCACCTTCAAGAGTAGTAGAAGATGAAGATCATCCATTTTTCTTGAATAACTTCTTCCCATCTCCATTTCTTGATGACCATGAACTCCCACTAaaccaaatattttctcaaaagcATCATCAAAAGGAAGAGGTTAGTGATAACCATGACATTAATCAAGCTGATCCAGACAACACAATCAAAGATAATCACGGTGTTGACAATTCAAGATCTACACAACTCAACACGAAAATCATGGGAGATCAGAGTTCAAATCCGGCCATATCATCAAAGAAGAGAAAACTAAGTGCAAAACCGCGAAGGAGGACAGGAAAAAAGGATAGACATAGCAAGATTTGCACAGCTCAGGGTGTGAGAGATAGAAGGATGAGATTATCCCTTCAAATAGCACGTAAATTCTTCGATCTCCAAGACATGTTAGGGTTTGATAAAGCAAGTAATACCATAGAATGGTTGTTTTCCAAGTCCAAGAATGCCATCAAAGAGCTCTCTAGAAACATCTCACAAGAGAATAATAGTAGTGATCAAAACAATGATGATCatagaaaattgagaaaaattgGTTCAAGTGACAAGCCAATAAGAGCAAAGACAAGGGAGAAAACCAAAGAGAAAATGATGATCAAATTAGGTCACAACAAAAAGGGAAATCAAGAATTAGATGAAACAAACCCTATAAGTACTATTGATCCTAAATTAGGGTCAAATTCAAAATCTCTTGAACATCAATTTGCTAATGTTGGGATCATGGAAAGGTACTTAGGTGGTGCAAGTTATTCCTCAATAACTTCAATATTTGATTATGACAACAATGGTGTAATCAAAGGAAACATAGACATTTCAGACAATTGCTTCAATATGGGGATTCTTGAAAATTGTTCAATGACAAATGAGGTTCAAATCCCATTTTCAGGTAATAACCCTAGCTCAATTTATTTGGACAATTCAAGGTTTCATCAATTTTAG